One window from the genome of Syntrophorhabdaceae bacterium encodes:
- a CDS encoding indolepyruvate oxidoreductase subunit beta, with protein sequence MNLDKEPINLIITGVGGQGNILISKLLGQAFMEEGYTITIGETYGATQRGGSVASHVRISKEKVPYSPVTPKGRADIILGLEPSETMRMVTSFGYEGTMVVTNTRPIHPLEVAIGEVEYPSQERIEACMKELVDRAWYVNASDIALGLGNALLTNIVMTGALMGTSLLPLGREKIERQLKLTFKGGKQAVNLEAFELGYTAVT encoded by the coding sequence ATGAATCTCGATAAAGAGCCGATAAATTTAATCATCACCGGAGTAGGCGGGCAGGGCAACATCTTGATCTCCAAGCTCCTGGGACAGGCGTTTATGGAAGAGGGCTATACCATCACCATCGGGGAGACCTATGGGGCGACCCAGCGCGGCGGATCGGTCGCAAGCCACGTGAGGATCTCGAAAGAGAAGGTGCCTTACAGCCCGGTGACACCAAAGGGCAGGGCGGACATCATCCTGGGCCTGGAGCCGAGCGAGACGATGCGCATGGTCACCTCCTTCGGATATGAAGGTACCATGGTGGTTACCAATACGCGGCCCATCCATCCCCTGGAGGTGGCCATAGGCGAGGTGGAGTATCCCTCGCAGGAAAGGATCGAGGCATGCATGAAAGAGCTCGTCGACCGCGCATGGTACGTCAATGCCTCCGATATTGCCCTCGGGCTGGGAAATGCCCTTCTCACGAATATTGTCATGACCGGGGCCCTCATGGGAACCAGCCTTCTGCCCCTCGGAAGGGAGAAGATCGAGCGCCAGTTGAAGCTTACCTTTAAAGGCGGGAAACAGGCGGTAAACCTTGAGGCCTTCGA
- a CDS encoding thiamine pyrophosphate-dependent enzyme, translating to MGIEINKPGSMELLMGNEAIARGALEAGVGVATAYPGTPSSEIITNLGKVAKKMGLYVEWSINEKVAVEVAAAAALSGVRSISAMKQNGLNVALDFLANLVLSGINKGMVLMVGDDPGAQSSSNEQDSRDLAKAIDIPILEPATFQECKDMTKWAFELSEVISNVVMLRSVTRVSHARGNVILGELPAEKNRAHFDTSKKYRGIGGVAAGLHQAVHEKSKKVAEIFESSPFNFYSGPEKPGLLIFTCGSGWLYTMEAIRTLGIEGSVGVAKLGTTWPLPHKFIKTNLARSERVLVIEEVDSFLETNLKEFVVDHMPGYHKFYGKTSGHTRPYGELNVDMVMGAIASLLSMEYVALSPEYEKKSREVAAAWVPPRTSQLCPGCPHRATYWAMKDALKKDGRDGVVAGDIGCYAMGVFPTGFSQINTIHAMGSGMGVASGLGKLDIFGFKQPVLAMTGDSTFFHAVVPPLLNAIHSEADVVLVVMDNSGTAMTGFQPHPGTDKGASGEARPKVSVEKLCESLGVPVTKVDPYDMAATKKAFYDVLQDKGKTRVIISRRECALIRANMQLGPIAKMHIESEKCFGDDCGCNRYCTRVFKCPGLMWDKEAHKARIDEAVCTGCGVCVGVCPQSAIVAEAIK from the coding sequence ATGGGAATCGAGATAAATAAACCGGGGAGCATGGAGCTCCTCATGGGAAACGAAGCCATCGCCAGGGGCGCGTTGGAAGCCGGCGTGGGCGTGGCAACCGCCTACCCGGGGACGCCGTCGTCGGAGATCATCACCAATCTGGGAAAAGTGGCAAAGAAGATGGGCCTCTACGTCGAATGGTCGATCAACGAGAAGGTCGCCGTGGAAGTCGCGGCAGCCGCGGCCCTTTCAGGGGTGAGGTCGATCTCGGCCATGAAACAGAATGGTCTCAACGTGGCCCTCGACTTTCTTGCCAACCTCGTGCTCTCGGGCATCAATAAGGGCATGGTGCTCATGGTGGGCGATGATCCGGGAGCACAATCAAGCTCCAATGAACAGGACTCCCGGGACCTCGCCAAGGCCATCGACATACCCATTCTCGAGCCTGCCACCTTTCAGGAATGTAAAGATATGACGAAATGGGCCTTCGAGCTCTCGGAAGTGATCTCCAATGTGGTTATGCTGAGAAGCGTCACGAGGGTCTCCCATGCGAGGGGCAACGTGATCCTGGGCGAGCTGCCCGCGGAAAAGAACCGGGCCCACTTCGATACGTCGAAGAAATACAGGGGCATCGGCGGAGTGGCGGCCGGTCTTCACCAGGCGGTCCACGAAAAGAGCAAGAAGGTGGCGGAGATTTTCGAATCCTCCCCCTTCAATTTCTATTCGGGACCCGAGAAGCCCGGCCTCCTCATCTTTACCTGCGGGAGCGGATGGCTCTATACGATGGAAGCCATACGGACCCTCGGCATCGAAGGATCGGTGGGTGTGGCCAAGCTGGGGACCACATGGCCCCTGCCGCACAAATTCATCAAAACAAATCTCGCAAGGTCCGAAAGGGTATTGGTGATCGAAGAGGTCGATTCCTTTCTGGAGACGAACCTCAAAGAATTCGTCGTCGATCATATGCCGGGATACCACAAATTCTACGGCAAGACATCGGGCCATACCAGGCCCTACGGGGAACTGAATGTGGATATGGTGATGGGGGCCATCGCGAGCCTTCTCTCCATGGAGTACGTGGCCTTGAGCCCCGAATACGAAAAGAAGAGCCGGGAAGTGGCGGCCGCCTGGGTGCCGCCGAGGACTTCCCAGCTTTGCCCCGGCTGTCCCCACCGCGCCACTTATTGGGCGATGAAAGACGCCTTGAAGAAGGACGGCAGGGATGGAGTAGTGGCCGGAGATATAGGGTGCTACGCCATGGGTGTCTTCCCCACCGGGTTCAGCCAGATAAACACGATTCATGCCATGGGATCGGGGATGGGCGTTGCCTCGGGTCTCGGCAAACTCGACATTTTCGGTTTCAAGCAGCCCGTACTTGCCATGACCGGGGACTCCACCTTCTTCCACGCCGTGGTTCCGCCCCTTCTCAATGCGATTCACAGCGAGGCGGACGTGGTGCTCGTGGTGATGGATAATTCAGGCACCGCAATGACGGGATTCCAACCCCATCCGGGTACGGACAAGGGGGCTTCGGGCGAGGCGAGGCCGAAGGTCAGCGTGGAGAAACTCTGCGAGAGTCTCGGGGTGCCGGTGACCAAAGTCGATCCTTACGACATGGCGGCCACGAAGAAGGCCTTCTATGACGTGCTGCAGGATAAGGGGAAGACAAGGGTAATTATAAGCCGCAGGGAATGCGCCCTCATCAGGGCAAACATGCAGCTCGGCCCTATCGCGAAGATGCACATAGAATCGGAGAAATGCTTCGGCGACGACTGCGGCTGCAACAGGTACTGCACCAGGGTCTTCAAGTGTCCGGGCCTCATGTGGGACAAAGAGGCGCATAAGGCGAGAATAGACGAGGCGGTCTGCACGGGATGCGGCGTGTGCGTGGGCGTCTGTCCTCAATCAGCAATAGTGGCGGAGGCGATAAAATGA
- a CDS encoding Coenzyme F420 hydrogenase/dehydrogenase, beta subunit C-terminal domain, producing the protein MNENGATKQLRQQVIDTGLCSHCGACVNLCPYYLSHNDRVVVLDECDKTEAGCLDICPKMPVDTDALKGLLFDEKDMTPEAGAIKAFYVCRAADEKTRANSQHGGTVTALMGLALKEGMIKAAVLSGKENPMLPQGVEVRSAEKAGSSGKSRFVVTPAVAKFNELVKGKTDSLGIVATPCQTLALAKMKVSKNPRIKENSKKLDLVIGLFCGWAFSSAPFKEMLSNHVDMDSITGMDIPPSQYHTLDIYTTKGTKSISLDEVVKCVRPSCQTCTDMTAEFSDISVGSARLPEGWDEAKSWNQVIVRSEAGMKLLDLARSKGILEFRDVPDGNLERLKKASLNKKKAGAENLKAPSATSSISGGEA; encoded by the coding sequence ATGAACGAAAACGGTGCAACAAAGCAGTTGCGGCAGCAGGTCATCGACACGGGGCTCTGCTCCCATTGCGGGGCTTGCGTGAACCTTTGTCCTTACTACCTTTCCCATAACGACCGGGTCGTGGTGCTCGACGAGTGCGACAAGACGGAGGCCGGATGTCTCGACATCTGTCCTAAAATGCCCGTCGACACGGACGCCTTGAAAGGCCTTCTTTTCGACGAAAAGGATATGACCCCCGAAGCAGGGGCCATAAAGGCCTTCTACGTCTGCAGGGCCGCCGATGAGAAGACGCGCGCCAATTCCCAGCACGGCGGGACGGTCACGGCGCTCATGGGCCTTGCCCTGAAAGAAGGCATGATCAAGGCCGCGGTACTTTCCGGAAAGGAGAACCCCATGCTCCCCCAGGGCGTGGAGGTGAGGTCAGCGGAAAAGGCGGGCTCCTCGGGAAAGAGCCGCTTCGTGGTGACGCCCGCGGTCGCAAAATTCAACGAGCTGGTAAAAGGAAAGACGGACTCCCTCGGCATCGTGGCCACACCGTGTCAGACCCTGGCGCTGGCCAAAATGAAAGTCAGCAAAAACCCGCGGATAAAAGAGAACAGCAAAAAACTCGACCTCGTGATCGGACTTTTCTGCGGCTGGGCATTTTCCTCGGCGCCGTTTAAAGAGATGCTCTCAAATCATGTGGACATGGATTCCATCACCGGCATGGACATCCCCCCGAGCCAGTACCATACCCTCGATATTTACACCACGAAAGGCACGAAGAGCATCTCTCTCGATGAGGTGGTCAAATGCGTCCGTCCTTCCTGCCAAACCTGTACTGATATGACCGCCGAGTTCAGCGACATCTCGGTGGGATCGGCGCGGCTGCCCGAAGGCTGGGACGAGGCGAAATCGTGGAACCAGGTGATCGTCAGGTCCGAGGCGGGCATGAAGCTCCTGGATCTTGCGCGCAGTAAAGGCATTCTCGAATTCAGGGACGTGCCGGACGGAAATCTGGAGAGGCTGAAAAAGGCCTCGCTCAACAAGAAGAAGGCAGGGGCGGAAAACCTGAAAGCCCCATCGGCGACTTCTTCTATTTCAGGCGGGGAGGCATAA
- a CDS encoding IclR family transcriptional regulator, whose protein sequence is MERERGIQSVHRALSLLRLFTHNSPRLGITEISNALGLSKPTVHGLARTLQKQGFLQQDPHTRKYGLGMGIYELGIVLAGSLEINNKGAGPAYQLAKHTGLVSRIAMWDAGSALLTVNIEPRSHLFFVHQIGPRLPAYCSGLGKAMLAFLDPLELEGYLEQAVLEAYTAHTIIEKERLLEELDETRRRGYSLDREENTIDLACIGAPVFGPGARLEGAISLSGDPKEIYRNVEALARQLVLASRDIGRAMGYFPESAGLRPGAFRSPPSHTNPDENNNISIDGDTL, encoded by the coding sequence ATGGAGAGAGAAAGGGGGATTCAATCGGTACATAGGGCCCTGAGCCTGCTGCGCCTCTTTACCCATAATTCACCCCGCCTCGGTATCACCGAGATAAGTAACGCCCTCGGCCTCTCCAAGCCCACGGTCCATGGACTCGCTCGCACGCTTCAGAAACAGGGATTCCTTCAGCAGGACCCCCATACCAGGAAATACGGACTGGGAATGGGGATTTACGAGCTGGGGATCGTCCTTGCGGGAAGCCTCGAAATAAATAATAAAGGCGCGGGCCCTGCCTATCAGCTCGCCAAACATACGGGCCTCGTCTCCCGGATTGCCATGTGGGACGCAGGCTCCGCCCTTCTGACGGTAAATATCGAACCCCGCTCTCACCTCTTTTTTGTCCATCAGATCGGACCCCGCCTCCCTGCCTATTGCTCGGGGTTGGGAAAGGCCATGCTGGCCTTTCTCGACCCCCTGGAGCTTGAGGGCTACCTGGAACAGGCGGTGCTTGAGGCGTATACGGCACACACCATCATTGAAAAAGAGCGTCTCCTCGAGGAGCTCGACGAGACGAGGCGCAGGGGCTATTCCCTCGATAGGGAAGAGAATACCATCGACCTGGCCTGTATAGGGGCACCTGTATTCGGTCCCGGGGCACGGCTCGAAGGGGCCATAAGTCTCTCCGGCGACCCCAAGGAGATTTACCGGAATGTGGAAGCCCTGGCCAGGCAATTGGTCCTCGCATCCCGTGATATCGGGCGCGCAATGGGCTATTTCCCGGAATCGGCGGGATTGAGGCCGGGCGCGTTTCGCTCTCCCCCATCCCACACCAACCCTGACGAGAACAATAACATCAGTATAGATGGAGATACCTTATGA
- a CDS encoding rhodanese-like domain-containing protein, with product MRVLSPRNGRKSFVVLAGLTLLSLGMLFALACDANDIPTISAGELKELLSSDTQVLVVDTRTEAEYVRGHLPKAILIPDEKASFADRLLPENTDKEKTTIIFYCRGGG from the coding sequence GTGAGAGTATTATCCCCCCGTAACGGGCGAAAGAGCTTCGTAGTCCTGGCAGGACTCACGCTCCTCTCCTTGGGGATGCTCTTTGCCCTTGCCTGCGATGCCAACGATATTCCCACTATCAGCGCAGGCGAGCTTAAGGAGCTTCTTTCCTCCGATACACAGGTTCTCGTGGTTGACACGAGGACCGAGGCCGAATATGTGAGGGGCCACCTCCCGAAAGCTATCCTCATACCGGACGAGAAGGCCTCTTTTGCCGACAGGCTCCTTCCCGAGAACACGGATAAGGAGAAGACCACTATTATCTTCTACTGCCGGGGAGGAGGCTGA
- the thrC gene encoding threonine synthase: MMIKPITYYSTNNKEERVNFRTALLNGMGSNYGLYMMAREDIPKIGAHSIAAMSSMSYAEIAFEVLFPFLGSEVPEKELRGILDDAYWVEKIPTTVQHVTGRTYIMWLTRGPTYSFKDYAARFFGRMLNYFLGSMGSRKVVVVATSGDTGGAVADALLGLENVDNIVFFPRGSISAGQRRQMTTLGRNIYAFEVNGDFDVCQALAKHLLNDKALAKEVFGDPERFTSANSISLGRLLPQAVYPFFAYSRVASTGGPMIASVPSGNFGDMMGTVIARQMGLPISKIICGVNENTEFPEFLESGCYCVRPSVKSPSSAMIVSHPSNLARLVDFYGGHMYDRIDAETGKVTEPGVIDRMPDMEAMRQDIVSIGVTNPHHYEAMKEVYDRYGIILDPHGAVGWRSLDIYLDGIHEQPAVIYETADPAKFPEDVLLALGVSPEPPLGMKRQAKMEERIFRIDAAPDETAQGLKPSRAQIEEAVREIRGIFGEGR; the protein is encoded by the coding sequence ATGATGATAAAGCCGATAACTTACTACTCGACGAATAATAAGGAAGAGCGGGTCAACTTCAGGACCGCCCTTTTGAACGGCATGGGCTCGAATTACGGTCTTTACATGATGGCTCGCGAGGATATCCCGAAGATCGGGGCCCACAGCATCGCGGCCATGTCCTCCATGTCTTACGCGGAGATCGCCTTTGAGGTGCTTTTCCCCTTTCTCGGGTCAGAAGTGCCGGAAAAGGAGCTGAGGGGGATTCTCGACGATGCCTACTGGGTAGAAAAGATACCCACTACCGTGCAGCACGTGACGGGACGGACTTACATCATGTGGCTTACCCGGGGCCCCACCTATTCTTTTAAAGATTATGCGGCGCGGTTTTTTGGCAGGATGCTTAACTACTTTCTCGGCTCCATGGGATCGAGGAAGGTGGTGGTCGTCGCCACGAGTGGTGATACGGGCGGGGCGGTGGCCGATGCGCTCCTCGGACTTGAAAACGTCGACAACATCGTCTTTTTCCCCAGGGGGTCGATCAGCGCCGGTCAAAGAAGGCAGATGACCACCCTCGGCAGGAATATATACGCCTTTGAAGTAAACGGGGATTTCGACGTGTGCCAGGCCCTCGCAAAGCACCTGCTCAACGATAAGGCCCTTGCGAAAGAGGTCTTCGGCGATCCCGAGCGCTTCACCTCGGCAAACTCGATAAGTCTGGGCAGGCTCCTGCCGCAGGCAGTCTATCCCTTCTTCGCCTATTCCCGGGTCGCCTCTACCGGCGGACCCATGATCGCGAGCGTGCCGTCGGGAAATTTCGGCGACATGATGGGGACGGTGATCGCCCGGCAGATGGGGCTTCCCATATCGAAGATCATCTGCGGAGTCAACGAGAACACGGAATTCCCCGAATTTCTCGAATCGGGCTGCTACTGCGTGAGGCCGTCCGTAAAATCGCCGTCGTCGGCCATGATCGTTTCCCACCCCAGTAACCTCGCACGTCTCGTCGACTTCTACGGCGGCCATATGTATGACCGGATCGACGCAGAGACGGGAAAGGTAACGGAGCCGGGGGTCATCGACCGGATGCCCGACATGGAGGCAATGAGGCAGGATATCGTCTCCATAGGGGTGACAAACCCGCACCATTATGAGGCAATGAAAGAGGTATACGACCGCTATGGGATCATCCTCGATCCCCATGGGGCAGTGGGATGGAGGAGCCTCGATATCTATCTCGACGGAATCCACGAGCAGCCCGCGGTGATCTATGAAACCGCGGATCCGGCCAAATTTCCTGAAGACGTGCTTCTTGCCCTGGGTGTTTCGCCGGAGCCGCCCCTGGGGATGAAGAGACAGGCAAAGATGGAGGAGCGGATCTTTCGGATAGACGCGGCGCCGGATGAGACCGCCCAGGGTTTGAAGCCGAGCCGGGCTCAGATAGAAGAGGCGGTGCGCGAGATCAGGGGGATTTTTGGTGAGGGAAGATAG
- a CDS encoding ATP-dependent RecD-like DNA helicase: protein MEKGKVQLDIKGQIERITYANEENGYTIAKMKVQGHAGLVTIVGTMYSISAGEVLQVSGTWESHPRYGEQFKVISFQSVLPATIKGIEKYLGSGMIKGIGPVMAKRLVAEFREETLVIIEETIERLQEVPGIGEKRVEMIKTAWDEQKDIRDVMIFLQGQGVSPTYAVKIYKHYGKDAVRAVMENPYRLATDIFGIGFLTADRIAEKLGIEKDSPMRAEAGILHVLHQLADEGNVYYPYGPLVKKCAEILEIEEGKMPAFIGKVASEKKIIIEKAAISADQETSDDESMPVYLVQFHVSETGIATRLKALMEYPKQLRLINLDQAMGWVQKELSIGLSPQQEEAVRTSVNSKVMVVTGGPGTGKTTIINAILKIYQKMGQKTLLAAPTGRAAKRMTEATGQEAKTIHRLLEFSPGAGAFKRNETNPLEADLIIIDETSMVDTVLMYQFLKAVPVKSTLILVGDVDQLPSVGPGNVLKDIIESGRLPTVRLNEIFRQSSRSMIIVNAHRINKGEMPLFTPDENHLHDFHFLTVEKPEEALAKILRLCKEQLPLKYHFDPVKDIQVLTPMHRGSAGVTSLNVELQRELNPEATELIRGGKTMRTGDKVMQIRNNYDKDVYNGDIGSIAGIDTELHEVKVDYDGKITTYEYADLDELVLAYATSVHKSQGSEYPAVIMPVLTQHFMLLQRNLLYTGITRGKKLVILVGTKKALAIAIRNNKPQKRYTRLRERLVGDVGFM, encoded by the coding sequence ATGGAAAAGGGGAAGGTCCAGCTTGACATCAAGGGGCAGATCGAGCGGATTACTTATGCCAATGAGGAAAACGGGTACACCATCGCGAAGATGAAGGTCCAGGGCCATGCAGGCCTTGTGACTATCGTGGGGACCATGTACTCGATCAGTGCCGGCGAGGTGCTCCAGGTGAGCGGCACCTGGGAGAGTCATCCGCGCTATGGGGAGCAGTTCAAGGTGATCTCCTTCCAGTCCGTCCTCCCCGCCACCATCAAAGGCATAGAAAAATATCTCGGCTCGGGCATGATAAAAGGGATCGGCCCGGTCATGGCAAAGAGGCTCGTGGCCGAATTCAGGGAAGAGACCCTCGTGATTATCGAGGAAACCATAGAAAGGCTCCAGGAAGTCCCCGGCATCGGCGAGAAACGGGTGGAGATGATCAAGACCGCATGGGACGAGCAGAAGGATATTCGTGACGTGATGATCTTCCTCCAGGGACAGGGCGTAAGCCCCACCTATGCGGTCAAAATATATAAGCATTATGGAAAAGACGCGGTCAGGGCCGTGATGGAGAACCCCTACCGCCTCGCCACCGATATATTCGGCATCGGCTTTCTCACCGCGGACAGGATCGCCGAAAAACTCGGTATCGAGAAGGATTCACCAATGAGGGCAGAGGCAGGGATTCTCCACGTCCTCCATCAGCTCGCGGACGAGGGAAATGTGTATTACCCCTATGGCCCGCTGGTAAAAAAATGTGCCGAGATCCTGGAAATCGAGGAAGGGAAAATGCCTGCCTTCATCGGGAAGGTAGCTTCGGAAAAGAAGATCATTATCGAGAAAGCGGCAATTTCGGCGGATCAGGAAACATCGGACGACGAATCAATGCCCGTCTACCTCGTCCAGTTCCACGTCTCGGAGACGGGCATTGCCACAAGGCTCAAGGCCCTCATGGAATACCCCAAGCAGCTCCGCCTCATCAACCTCGATCAGGCAATGGGCTGGGTCCAGAAGGAGCTGAGCATAGGCCTTTCTCCCCAGCAGGAGGAAGCGGTCAGGACATCGGTGAACAGTAAGGTCATGGTGGTAACCGGCGGCCCCGGAACAGGCAAGACCACCATCATCAACGCAATCCTGAAAATTTATCAGAAGATGGGACAGAAGACCCTCCTCGCCGCGCCCACGGGCCGGGCCGCAAAGAGAATGACCGAGGCCACAGGACAAGAGGCAAAGACCATACACCGCCTCCTGGAATTCAGTCCCGGGGCCGGCGCATTCAAGAGGAACGAGACGAACCCCCTGGAGGCCGACCTCATCATCATTGACGAGACGTCCATGGTCGATACAGTCCTCATGTATCAATTCCTCAAAGCGGTACCGGTAAAATCGACCCTTATTCTCGTGGGCGACGTGGACCAGCTCCCTTCCGTGGGCCCCGGCAATGTGCTCAAGGACATCATAGAATCAGGGCGGCTCCCCACGGTGCGGCTCAACGAGATATTCAGGCAGTCGAGCCGGAGCATGATCATCGTGAACGCCCACAGGATAAATAAGGGTGAGATGCCCTTATTCACCCCCGACGAAAACCACCTCCATGATTTCCATTTTCTCACCGTAGAGAAACCCGAAGAGGCCCTCGCAAAGATCCTGCGCCTCTGCAAGGAGCAGCTCCCCCTGAAGTACCATTTCGATCCGGTAAAGGATATCCAGGTCCTGACCCCCATGCACCGGGGCTCCGCAGGGGTAACGAGCCTGAACGTCGAGCTTCAGAGAGAGCTCAACCCGGAAGCAACGGAGCTGATCCGGGGCGGCAAGACCATGAGAACAGGCGACAAGGTAATGCAGATCAGGAACAACTACGATAAGGACGTCTATAATGGGGATATAGGCTCCATAGCAGGGATAGACACGGAGCTGCACGAGGTCAAAGTAGACTACGACGGCAAGATCACGACCTATGAATATGCCGACCTCGACGAGCTGGTCCTCGCCTACGCCACGTCGGTCCACAAGTCCCAGGGAAGCGAATACCCGGCAGTAATAATGCCCGTCCTCACCCAGCATTTCATGCTCCTCCAGCGAAACCTGCTCTACACCGGCATCACACGGGGGAAAAAACTGGTGATCTTAGTAGGCACGAAGAAAGCCCTCGCCATCGCGATAAGGAATAATAAACCGCAGAAAAGGTATACGAGGTTACGGGAGAGGCTGGTTGGGGATGTAGGGTTCATGTAG